One Acutalibacter muris DNA window includes the following coding sequences:
- a CDS encoding S-layer homology domain-containing protein encodes MKKSTRLMAILLAIITILSVIPMSAFAAASSFTDVPQNAWYYEPVTYMAENGYMSGTGDNKFSPNQTTTRAMFVTVLGRIAGIDQNQYKGTCTFRDVKKDWAEPYIAWASQNNIVNGVGDNRFGPNNYVTREQAALILFNYLKRDYTLTIDSKFLDNAPDKVNVSSWAVEAMQWATSAALMRGDANGTLRPRYSATRAEIATIFKRFIEIKEDLDANKPDVPTTCDHEWKVTKTEKVTLLTETVREWAHADALDLVACNGCNMNIAQWMYDNADKYSSTKELSDAMGILGDETGCPCLHGGNHSTDNGLPLTFGTMSEKIYKADMPSEETCTKCNTVRPCVSTHIINSISDENIWERHTKEILISEAWDEELRLTGANEYGQPAGTLIDTIHHPRRVNNEIEYFENVETHERIYVEMTGCRHPEWRDDYSSGNLGPDFSYCTSCGARDINIYDWYNKDN; translated from the coding sequence ATGAAAAAATCCACTCGCCTGATGGCTATCCTGTTGGCCATCATCACCATCCTGTCCGTCATCCCTATGTCCGCCTTTGCGGCGGCCAGCAGCTTCACGGACGTGCCCCAGAACGCCTGGTACTACGAGCCTGTCACCTACATGGCCGAGAACGGCTACATGTCCGGCACCGGTGACAACAAGTTCAGCCCCAACCAGACCACCACCCGCGCCATGTTCGTCACGGTGCTGGGCCGCATTGCCGGCATTGACCAGAACCAGTACAAAGGCACCTGCACGTTCCGCGACGTGAAGAAGGACTGGGCCGAGCCTTACATTGCCTGGGCCTCTCAGAATAACATCGTCAATGGCGTGGGCGACAATAGATTTGGCCCCAATAACTACGTCACCCGCGAGCAGGCCGCCCTTATTCTGTTCAACTATCTCAAGAGAGACTACACGCTGACCATTGACAGCAAGTTCCTGGACAACGCTCCTGACAAGGTTAACGTCAGCTCCTGGGCTGTAGAGGCCATGCAGTGGGCCACGTCCGCTGCCCTGATGCGCGGCGACGCCAATGGCACGCTCCGTCCCCGCTACTCCGCCACCCGTGCTGAGATTGCGACCATCTTCAAGCGCTTTATTGAGATTAAAGAAGACCTGGATGCCAACAAGCCCGACGTCCCTACCACCTGCGACCATGAATGGAAAGTGACGAAGACTGAGAAGGTCACGCTCCTTACTGAGACTGTCCGCGAGTGGGCTCACGCCGACGCGCTGGACCTCGTCGCATGTAACGGCTGCAATATGAATATAGCACAGTGGATGTATGACAATGCGGACAAGTATTCCAGCACTAAAGAACTCAGTGACGCTATGGGTATCCTCGGCGATGAGACGGGCTGCCCTTGCTTACACGGCGGAAACCATAGCACCGACAACGGCCTACCCCTGACTTTCGGCACCATGTCTGAGAAGATTTACAAAGCTGACATGCCCTCCGAAGAGACCTGCACCAAGTGCAACACTGTACGCCCCTGCGTGTCTACTCATATAATCAACAGCATCTCTGATGAGAATATCTGGGAGCGCCATACCAAAGAAATTCTCATCTCCGAGGCATGGGACGAAGAACTCCGTCTCACTGGTGCAAACGAGTATGGCCAACCTGCAGGCACCTTAATTGACACCATCCATCACCCGCGTCGGGTCAACAATGAGATTGAGTACTTTGAAAACGTTGAGACTCATGAACGAATTTACGTTGAGATGACAGGATGCCGTCACCCTGAATGGAGAGATGATTACTCTTCCGGTAACCTCGGCCCGGACTTCAGTTATTGCACATCCTGCGGTGCAAGGGACATTAACATTTATGACTGGTACAACAAAGATAATTAA
- a CDS encoding Cas9 inhibitor AcrIIA9 family protein has product MEQIITIQDRLFPALAQEKITAELNNFTGGRKEQAISQFAASQLCHFCEESPLFAEVVYKTRRTLSDCCAEVMKGAGNCVSDIDVYRGIVRAYFPNADVRFLMNIEINGAAPSEEEMAKLPEKPAPKVSAKKAAPAPAPKPAPAKPESIQLSLF; this is encoded by the coding sequence ATGGAGCAAATCATCACCATCCAGGACCGTCTCTTCCCGGCGCTGGCCCAAGAGAAAATTACCGCCGAGCTAAATAATTTCACTGGCGGCAGAAAAGAGCAGGCCATCTCTCAGTTCGCCGCCTCCCAGCTGTGCCACTTCTGTGAGGAATCGCCATTGTTTGCAGAAGTAGTCTACAAGACCAGGCGCACCCTCTCCGACTGCTGCGCGGAAGTCATGAAGGGCGCCGGTAACTGCGTGTCGGACATTGACGTGTACCGCGGCATCGTGCGGGCCTACTTCCCCAATGCGGATGTAAGGTTCCTGATGAATATTGAGATAAACGGCGCGGCCCCCTCCGAGGAAGAAATGGCGAAACTCCCGGAGAAGCCCGCGCCGAAGGTGTCCGCCAAAAAGGCAGCGCCTGCTCCGGCTCCAAAGCCCGCCCCGGCCAAGCCCGAGAGCATCCAACTGTCGCTATTCTAA
- a CDS encoding ClpP family protease, with translation MNPFYTMPNILTETSEGATAHSLQDELFKEREIELVGEITQESAYSIILQLRYLQKSDSAAPITVYINSPGGEVASGLALYDVMRAVKCPVRTVCVGTAASMAAILFASGTERGILPHGKIMIHDPLTTGINGSALTIDSLSRNLMETRQITAGILAKHTGRPLDEIFACTAKDTYFNAQEAVGFGLADYIVEEM, from the coding sequence ATGAATCCATTTTACACCATGCCCAATATTCTGACCGAAACCAGCGAGGGCGCCACAGCCCACAGCTTGCAGGATGAACTGTTCAAAGAGCGGGAAATCGAACTTGTCGGCGAAATCACCCAGGAGTCGGCCTATTCCATCATTTTGCAGCTGAGATACTTACAGAAGTCCGACTCTGCGGCCCCCATCACGGTCTATATCAACAGCCCGGGCGGCGAGGTTGCCAGCGGGCTGGCGCTCTATGACGTGATGCGGGCTGTCAAGTGCCCCGTCCGCACCGTCTGCGTGGGTACTGCCGCCAGCATGGCCGCTATCCTGTTTGCCAGCGGCACAGAGCGGGGGATTTTACCCCACGGGAAAATCATGATTCACGACCCGCTGACTACAGGTATAAATGGCAGCGCCCTAACCATCGACAGCTTGAGCAGGAACCTGATGGAGACCCGGCAAATCACAGCCGGGATTCTGGCGAAGCACACCGGGCGCCCTCTGGATGAGATTTTCGCCTGTACCGCAAAAGATACCTATTTCAACGCCCAGGAGGCTGTCGGCTTCGGCCTGGCTGACTACATCGTGGAAGAAATGTGA
- a CDS encoding DUF3991 and TOPRIM domain-containing protein translates to MAGGWLHSARPRRHPGMMYYGKDAIMDVRGIGLLDYLQRYEPDNLRRVSPGVFCTKEHDSLRISNGKWYWFSQGFGGCSALDYLIKVKNLPFTTAMERLHGKAAGMPSFFAPRNHERKLALPNPSPSSERAAAYLLKRGIGQAIIDYCLRTGLLYESLPYHNAVFVGFDARGQPRYAALRGVNSSFKGEARGSDKRFAFRVRAADSAALHVFEGAVDLLSYAALETLDGRFWRRDHLLSLGGVSGNGLPPALGQFLHDERGIRKIGLHLDNDPPGRRAAECIMDCLRGRYALYDLPPPQGKDYNDWLRLRLQQGGQNDATENL, encoded by the coding sequence ATGGCTGGCGGCTGGCTTCATTCAGCCCGCCCCCGCCGCCATCCCGGCATGATGTACTACGGCAAAGATGCGATTATGGATGTCCGGGGAATCGGCCTGCTGGACTATCTACAGCGTTACGAGCCGGACAACCTGCGCCGGGTCTCGCCGGGGGTGTTCTGCACCAAAGAGCACGATTCCCTGCGTATCAGCAACGGCAAGTGGTACTGGTTCTCCCAGGGCTTTGGCGGCTGCTCGGCGCTGGACTATCTTATCAAGGTTAAGAATCTGCCGTTCACGACAGCTATGGAGCGGCTTCATGGAAAGGCGGCAGGTATGCCGTCTTTTTTTGCGCCCAGAAATCATGAGCGCAAGTTAGCTTTGCCAAACCCAAGCCCGTCCAGTGAACGTGCAGCCGCGTACCTGCTGAAACGCGGTATCGGCCAAGCCATAATTGACTACTGCCTGCGGACTGGCCTGCTCTATGAGAGCCTGCCCTATCACAACGCCGTGTTCGTAGGCTTTGACGCCCGGGGGCAGCCCCGGTATGCCGCCCTAAGAGGGGTGAACTCCAGCTTTAAGGGCGAGGCCAGGGGCAGCGACAAGCGGTTCGCGTTCCGCGTCCGGGCCGCTGACAGCGCGGCGCTCCATGTGTTTGAGGGGGCCGTCGACCTGTTGTCCTATGCCGCCCTGGAAACGCTGGACGGAAGATTCTGGCGGCGGGACCACCTGCTGTCTTTGGGCGGGGTATCGGGAAACGGCCTGCCCCCCGCTCTCGGGCAGTTTCTGCATGACGAGAGAGGCATCCGGAAAATCGGCCTGCACCTGGACAACGACCCCCCAGGGCGCAGGGCTGCGGAATGTATCATGGACTGTCTGCGGGGCCGGTACGCGCTCTACGACCTGCCGCCCCCGCAGGGGAAAGACTATAACGACTGGCTGCGTTTGCGGCTGCAACAAGGAGGACAGAATGACGCAACTGAAAATTTATGA
- a CDS encoding PcfJ domain-containing protein, producing the protein MLIKKILAALPLSPAPKRLPRHAGVCAGAAVHHAGRCGDVLAVDVYSRKRELLYRFYSDGRNYITRLQHPFSTFTEPGWTKRNPTESHIYSLPDDIAANPASIAAVEEVLGRVADWRGDNSKIGCAIQMFIYRVNQERRDRARERKRALQKAHFAMFPKYPADLAAFCEDRVFQSSVLYVSKLKKILANGQVSGERRAVCRHCGKSFQVGREVKPGGSGICPKCGHPVIYRAGWLEKEVTHKVKICIAYKVDGQLLLRYVDVERIIYPDRKEPDYYFSDYFKTLFLTVNGKPIEYAYAWCQAPYYGYDWRRLRCGTECLGDSYVYTSNLREVFGERYYNVDLQAGLAGLRRPISFRRLLDNLKNIPQAEYLMKAGLPVLAAGNLPDASAKNLPELTGLGKHFLPAMRESQASFQEIKAIAAQRNAAPEDLRQLCAQRLDGDCLILLERIAHFNAIGRSLRYVQAQKEASTGRMRRNKLPYFLRLYRDYLDMAQSLKSDMSQRAILEPRDLKERHDLLAARVNELKSRPDDERFQRAIDEGLYGWAQDYANEDYCVAYPMKRSDLTTEGQRLNHCVGMSAYFERHLLGHQMVFFIRKVSAPDKPYFTAEIDTDTGRIIQLYGFGDCSAPKEVRAFTEGFCRKILRWKSMDIRREAA; encoded by the coding sequence ATGCTGATTAAGAAGATTCTGGCCGCCCTGCCACTGTCGCCCGCTCCCAAGCGCCTGCCCAGGCACGCTGGCGTCTGCGCTGGGGCGGCGGTCCACCACGCCGGACGCTGCGGCGACGTGCTGGCCGTAGACGTATACAGCCGCAAGCGGGAACTCCTGTACCGCTTTTACTCCGACGGCAGGAACTATATTACCCGCCTCCAGCACCCCTTCAGCACCTTTACAGAGCCCGGCTGGACTAAGCGTAATCCTACAGAAAGCCATATCTATTCTTTGCCCGACGATATTGCCGCGAATCCCGCGAGTATCGCGGCGGTGGAAGAGGTACTGGGCCGTGTTGCGGACTGGCGTGGCGATAATAGCAAGATTGGCTGCGCTATTCAGATGTTTATATACCGTGTAAATCAGGAACGCCGCGACCGGGCCCGGGAGCGAAAAAGGGCGCTGCAAAAGGCCCACTTTGCCATGTTCCCCAAGTACCCCGCAGACCTGGCGGCGTTCTGCGAGGACCGCGTTTTCCAGTCCTCGGTGCTGTATGTTTCAAAGCTGAAAAAGATATTGGCCAATGGCCAAGTCTCCGGTGAGCGGCGGGCCGTGTGCAGGCATTGCGGAAAGTCGTTTCAGGTGGGGCGCGAGGTCAAGCCTGGAGGCTCCGGAATCTGCCCCAAGTGCGGCCACCCGGTAATCTATAGGGCCGGCTGGCTTGAAAAAGAAGTCACCCACAAGGTCAAAATCTGCATCGCCTATAAAGTAGACGGCCAGCTGCTCCTGCGCTATGTGGACGTGGAGCGCATTATCTACCCCGACCGCAAGGAGCCGGATTACTATTTCTCCGACTACTTCAAGACGCTGTTTCTGACCGTCAACGGCAAGCCCATCGAGTACGCCTACGCCTGGTGCCAGGCCCCATACTACGGGTACGATTGGCGGCGGCTGCGGTGTGGCACGGAGTGCCTGGGGGACAGCTATGTGTACACGTCAAATTTACGGGAGGTATTTGGCGAAAGGTATTACAATGTGGACTTGCAGGCAGGGCTTGCGGGACTGCGCCGCCCTATCTCCTTCCGCCGTCTGCTGGACAATCTCAAGAATATCCCCCAGGCCGAGTACCTGATGAAGGCCGGACTGCCGGTCCTTGCGGCGGGGAATCTGCCGGATGCCAGCGCGAAGAACCTGCCGGAGCTGACCGGGCTGGGCAAGCACTTCCTTCCCGCCATGCGGGAGAGCCAGGCCAGCTTCCAGGAAATAAAGGCCATAGCTGCCCAGCGGAACGCTGCCCCCGAGGACCTGCGCCAGCTGTGCGCCCAGCGTCTGGACGGCGATTGCCTGATTCTGCTGGAGAGAATTGCCCACTTTAACGCCATAGGCCGCTCCCTGCGGTACGTGCAGGCGCAGAAAGAGGCTTCCACCGGCCGGATGCGGCGCAACAAGCTCCCCTACTTCCTGCGGCTCTACCGGGACTATCTCGACATGGCCCAGAGCCTGAAAAGCGACATGAGCCAGCGGGCCATCCTGGAGCCTCGGGACCTGAAAGAGCGCCATGACCTGCTGGCAGCAAGGGTCAACGAGCTGAAGTCCAGGCCGGACGATGAGCGCTTTCAGCGGGCCATTGACGAGGGCCTGTACGGGTGGGCCCAGGACTACGCCAATGAGGATTACTGCGTGGCCTACCCCATGAAGCGCAGCGACTTGACCACTGAGGGCCAGCGGCTCAATCACTGTGTGGGCATGAGCGCCTACTTTGAAAGGCATCTCCTGGGCCATCAGATGGTGTTCTTTATCCGCAAAGTTTCGGCCCCTGACAAGCCTTACTTTACCGCTGAAATCGACACGGACACCGGGCGGATTATCCAGCTGTACGGCTTCGGGGACTGCTCCGCCCCCAAAGAGGTGCGGGCGTTTACGGAAGGGTTTTGCAGGAAGATTCTTCGGTGGAAGAGTATGGACATACGGCGAGAAGCCGCATAA
- a CDS encoding single-stranded DNA-binding protein — protein MMNTVALHGRLTAAPEIRHTPNDIAVVSFSLAVNSGYGDKQKASFVDCVAWRSTAEFICKYFAKGQEMNLVGSLQTRTYEDRNGNTRKATEVVAREVDFCGPRASQEASPKPKKRAKGNSKNAATAPALPNYDADDDLPF, from the coding sequence ATGATGAATACAGTAGCTCTCCACGGCCGTCTCACCGCCGCCCCTGAAATCAGGCATACCCCCAACGACATTGCTGTTGTCAGCTTCTCTCTTGCCGTAAACTCCGGCTACGGCGATAAGCAGAAAGCGTCTTTTGTTGACTGCGTAGCCTGGCGCAGCACAGCCGAGTTTATCTGCAAGTATTTCGCCAAAGGGCAGGAGATGAACCTTGTCGGCAGCCTCCAGACCCGCACCTATGAGGACCGCAACGGCAACACGCGCAAGGCTACCGAGGTTGTCGCCCGCGAAGTAGACTTCTGCGGCCCCAGAGCCAGCCAGGAAGCCAGCCCAAAGCCTAAAAAGCGTGCTAAGGGGAACTCCAAAAATGCGGCTACAGCCCCGGCGCTTCCAAACTATGACGCCGACGATGACCTGCCGTTCTGA
- a CDS encoding DNA primase family protein: MEIQPNILKECDFVHPEFQPDLPVGTNLTQWGAEPEAQERKEPKPHPDLENAVDGSTSDVQNAAATGTILTSLRTRDQFLQFILLDYLRELKKKNASLTPEEVAGGAVEDINLAIRVRNNSLPKGEKDEKWKFLDALDPPRIAACCIGLNHVKRIQLNNEDDEKSYVLGIYERDGPNRGIYNIDEDAINALCRRYNSSLRKSDISEIKAVLMDTAPIASRLLDPNLIPVNNGIFDYKKKRLIPFSPEYVFTSKCGTDYNPIAANPVIINPDGTKWDVVSWMESLVDHLPDKAEMTELLWKITGAMVRYLVPWDKAVFLISPKGNNGKGTLCELLRSLLGKGNYANIPITNFGKDFMLEPLTHVNAILTDENDVGTYVDSVGNLKAIITGDQIQLNRKYKPPITFRFRGFMLQCLNDYPNYRDKSDSLNRRQLCVPMTKCFTGEERRYIKADYVHRKEVLQYVLFKVLNMDYDQLPEPESCKCELDKSKEMNDPVLQFMNEVMGVLMWDLVPYTFLYDLYKSWYGRNVPGKSPLSRNRFIDELKRNLPSFPAWTLHQDENRRDLEVRSKGNMDCAEVLIEEYKLENWYSRRYFGGNRSLRCIPTPKEKYRGIIRVPENEDLEEKYATRPEDNVLPEKITFITEPID; encoded by the coding sequence ATGGAAATACAACCAAATATTTTAAAGGAGTGTGATTTTGTGCACCCAGAATTCCAACCAGACCTCCCAGTGGGCACCAACTTGACACAGTGGGGGGCGGAACCAGAGGCCCAGGAAAGAAAGGAGCCGAAGCCTCACCCTGACCTTGAAAATGCCGTTGATGGCAGCACGTCAGATGTTCAGAATGCCGCAGCCACTGGAACAATCTTAACGTCGCTGCGCACTCGCGACCAGTTTTTGCAGTTCATATTACTTGATTACTTGCGGGAACTGAAAAAGAAGAACGCTTCTCTAACTCCCGAGGAGGTCGCGGGGGGAGCCGTAGAGGATATAAATTTGGCAATTAGAGTCAGAAACAACAGTCTTCCTAAAGGGGAAAAAGACGAAAAGTGGAAATTTTTAGACGCACTTGACCCCCCACGGATTGCTGCTTGCTGCATAGGACTGAATCATGTCAAACGGATTCAGCTTAATAACGAGGATGACGAGAAAAGTTATGTTCTTGGCATCTACGAAAGGGATGGCCCAAACCGTGGTATCTACAACATTGATGAAGACGCCATCAACGCGCTTTGCCGGCGCTATAACAGTTCCCTGCGCAAGAGCGATATCAGCGAAATCAAGGCGGTTTTGATGGATACCGCGCCGATAGCCAGCCGGCTTCTCGACCCGAATTTGATTCCGGTAAACAACGGCATTTTTGATTACAAAAAGAAGCGGCTAATCCCTTTCAGCCCGGAATATGTATTTACATCCAAATGCGGGACGGATTACAACCCGATTGCGGCAAATCCCGTCATTATCAATCCGGACGGCACAAAGTGGGATGTGGTGTCCTGGATGGAATCGCTGGTGGACCATCTTCCCGACAAAGCGGAAATGACGGAGCTGTTGTGGAAGATTACCGGCGCCATGGTGCGGTATTTGGTGCCGTGGGATAAGGCGGTATTTCTCATTTCCCCCAAGGGCAACAACGGCAAGGGCACACTTTGCGAATTGCTGCGCAGCCTGCTGGGAAAGGGTAACTACGCCAACATCCCTATCACCAACTTCGGTAAAGATTTCATGCTGGAGCCGCTCACCCACGTCAACGCCATTTTGACTGACGAAAACGATGTGGGAACGTATGTCGACTCCGTTGGGAATCTGAAAGCAATCATCACGGGCGACCAGATTCAGCTCAACCGCAAGTACAAGCCCCCTATCACATTCCGGTTCCGGGGATTCATGTTACAGTGTTTGAACGACTATCCCAACTATCGGGATAAATCGGATTCACTGAACCGGCGGCAGCTATGCGTACCTATGACGAAATGTTTCACCGGCGAGGAACGCAGGTACATCAAGGCTGACTATGTGCATAGGAAAGAAGTTTTACAGTACGTTTTGTTCAAGGTCCTGAACATGGATTATGACCAGCTTCCAGAGCCGGAGTCGTGTAAGTGCGAGCTGGACAAGTCCAAAGAGATGAACGACCCGGTGCTTCAATTCATGAATGAGGTCATGGGTGTGCTCATGTGGGATTTGGTGCCGTACACGTTCCTGTACGACCTATACAAATCCTGGTATGGCAGAAATGTTCCCGGTAAATCGCCGCTGTCGCGGAACAGGTTTATCGATGAGTTAAAGCGAAACCTTCCTTCATTCCCTGCGTGGACCTTACATCAGGATGAAAACAGGAGGGACCTGGAAGTACGTTCAAAAGGAAATATGGACTGCGCCGAAGTCCTCATAGAGGAGTACAAATTGGAGAACTGGTACAGCAGACGCTACTTTGGCGGTAACCGGAGCTTACGATGCATACCTACACCGAAGGAAAAATACCGGGGAATCATACGCGTTCCGGAAAACGAGGATTTAGAAGAAAAATACGCAACGAGACCCGAAGATAATGTCCTGCCGGAAAAGATAACTTTTATTACAGAACCAATTGACTAA
- a CDS encoding VirD4-like conjugal transfer protein, CD1115 family, producing MSYRILSQDCLADNNSHATGLNNNDLIVGPSGAGKTRGYVLPNILQCSESFIVADTKNSLRAETEAVLRQNGYKVLSLDLCGGPSSGYNPLDYIRLDPKTNRHNEQDIMAVSAALIPIETPRDPFWEFSARIYLESIIGYVLESLPEEEHTMDSVVRLSREIGTGRLSKLMDELAVLDPDSFAARRYSICRDGEKADRTNACVLMFLAEKLAPLDYAGARAMFHNPDKIGLARLGREKTAVFLGVSDTDRSMDRLANLFYTQALHVLCDEADHNPAHRLNVPVRFILDDFAANARIPDFDKILSVVRSRDISASVILQSISQLESMYGHAAAMTIINNCDHCLYLGGQDVETARYMGLKANRSTGTMLSMPLDSAWLFARGEQPRLTRKFDLYSHRRCHERRGYEKTDQEEAIA from the coding sequence ATGAGCTATAGAATCCTGTCCCAAGACTGCCTCGCAGACAATAACTCCCACGCCACGGGGCTGAACAACAACGACCTGATTGTCGGCCCCAGCGGAGCGGGCAAGACCCGGGGGTACGTGCTGCCCAACATCCTGCAATGCAGCGAGAGCTTTATCGTGGCTGACACCAAGAACAGCCTGCGGGCCGAGACCGAGGCCGTACTTCGTCAAAATGGCTATAAGGTGCTCTCCCTTGACCTTTGCGGAGGCCCGTCCAGCGGCTACAACCCCCTGGACTACATCCGTCTGGACCCCAAGACCAACCGCCACAACGAACAGGACATTATGGCTGTCTCCGCCGCCCTTATCCCCATCGAGACGCCCCGGGACCCGTTCTGGGAGTTTTCCGCCCGGATTTACCTGGAGAGCATCATTGGCTATGTGCTGGAGAGCCTGCCGGAAGAGGAGCACACCATGGACTCCGTGGTACGCCTCTCCCGGGAGATTGGCACGGGCAGGCTCTCGAAGCTGATGGACGAGCTTGCCGTCCTGGACCCGGACTCCTTCGCCGCGCGCCGCTACTCTATTTGCCGGGACGGCGAAAAGGCCGACCGTACCAACGCCTGCGTGCTCATGTTCCTGGCGGAAAAGCTGGCCCCGCTGGACTATGCGGGGGCCAGGGCCATGTTCCACAACCCGGACAAAATCGGCCTTGCCCGGCTGGGCCGGGAAAAGACTGCCGTGTTTCTCGGCGTCAGCGATACCGACCGCTCCATGGACCGGCTGGCAAACCTGTTTTACACCCAGGCCCTGCACGTCCTCTGCGATGAAGCGGACCACAATCCCGCCCACCGTCTGAACGTCCCGGTACGCTTCATCCTAGACGACTTTGCCGCCAACGCCCGCATCCCGGACTTTGACAAGATACTGTCCGTTGTCCGTTCCCGAGATATCTCCGCCAGCGTGATTTTGCAGAGCATTTCCCAGCTGGAGAGTATGTACGGCCACGCGGCGGCTATGACCATCATCAACAACTGCGACCACTGCCTGTACCTGGGCGGGCAGGACGTGGAGACCGCCCGGTACATGGGCCTCAAGGCCAACCGCAGCACCGGCACGATGCTGTCTATGCCCCTGGACAGCGCGTGGCTGTTCGCCCGGGGAGAGCAGCCGAGGCTCACCAGGAAATTCGACCTATACAGCCACCGGCGCTGTCATGAGCGCCGGGGCTACGAAAAAACTGACCAAGAGGAGGCAATTGCATGA